A genome region from Manihot esculenta cultivar AM560-2 chromosome 5, M.esculenta_v8, whole genome shotgun sequence includes the following:
- the LOC110615814 gene encoding pterocarpan synthase 1, which yields MMLCRIIFITAVSVSILLVILLSVFSPLPRKASSKDLSRPWVALSLYIQQPHISSTNVQQPAAWPDSGAFIFHRTLTEGPENTSRVVGKAQGFIIPIENFARSGFNIIHLSFDTPEYSGSLNVQARHVAQRDREELTVVGGTGSFAFARGLAVFARRDDLPATYYVKLQLRFPNRSQIIPG from the coding sequence ATGATGCTTTGTCGGATTATATTCATCACTGCAGTTTCAGTATCCATCCTGCTGGTGATTCTCTTATCGGTATTTTCTCCATTACCTCGCAAGGCTTCATCAAAGGATCTCTCCAGGCCCTGGGTGGCACTCTCACTCTACATTCAGCAACCTCACATCTCAAGCACTAACGTGCAGCAGCCAGCTGCATGGCCAGATTCTGGAGCGTTTATCTTCCATCGCACTCTCACAGAAGGACCTGAGAACACTTCCAGGGTTGTTGGGAAGGCCCAGGGTTTCATTATTCCGATTGAAAATTTTGCACGTTCTGGTTTCAATATTATTCATCTCTCATTCGATACACCTGAGTACTCCGGCAGCCTGAATGTTCAGGCCAGGCATGTTGCACAAAGAGATAGAGAAGAACTTACGGTGGTTGGTGGGACTGGTTCCTTCGCGTTTGCTCGTGGGCTTGCTGTTTTTGCTCGGAGGGATGATCTTCCGGCAACTTACTATGTAAAGCTTCAGCTCAGATTTCCAAATCGATCTCAAATAATTCCAGGATGA
- the LOC110614617 gene encoding probable E3 ubiquitin-protein ligase ARI8 — protein sequence MDNPLEYYGDDSSDPDENVNSDYEYDDDAILLAEKDDDSNKDFKPQNCRVLKLEDVRQRMEEDIANVSSVLSISKAEASILLRYFHWSVSKVNDVWFVDESEIRKKLGLFGKPEVVHHDDSVIIICGICFEYFSYDGLCSAACGHLYCKECWASYITTSINNDNLRCLSLRCPEPSCKAVVDQDMVDSLVSEEDRKKYSEFMVKSCVEESRNTKWCPGPGCEYVIEFIAGEGSFDVTCICLASFCWNCGEEGHRPLDCETVKLWLSKNMSESENVNYILSYCKPCPNCKRPIEKNQGCSNMTCRICGHNFCWTCLCPNGYHLACNIYKASDTEASRKMMGQKTMQKYMHYFERWDANKRSKAKAIAGFGNMKNEQFKRLSKKLKISDADFDFLSKAWLQIIECRGILGWSFVYGYNLPDNEPAKKQFFGYLQGEAESTLEKLHHCVEIEILSFLNVNNPLENFDDYRNKLIKLTFVTGNYFEKLVKALENDLPGVHESSSGGSSSSSSSKYQSEDEYWICARCSHANPYSVNKCKGCPADANLARINLDYFLFMVNNRTDYHFYPR from the coding sequence ATGGACAATCCATTGGAATATTACGGTGATGATTCAAGTGATCCTGATGAAAATGTGAATTCTGATTAcgaatatgatgatgatgcaaTTCTCTTGGCTGAGAAAGACGATGATTCCAACAAGGATTTCAAGCCACAAAACTGTAGGGTCCTGAAGCTAGAAGATGTTCGCCAACGCATGGAGGAAGATATCGCTAACGTTTCCAGCGTCCTTTCTATATCAAAAGCTGAGGCAAGTATATTACTTCGCTACTTTCATTGGTCTGTCAGCAAAGTTAATGATGTTTGGTTTGTTGATGAGTCTGAAATCCGTAAAAAACTTGGCTTGTTCGGGAAACCAGAAGTGGTTCATCATGATGATAGTGTAATTATAATATGTGGGATCTGTTTTGAATACTTTTCATATGATGGGTTATGTTCAGCTGCATGTGGTCACCTTTATTGTAAAGAATGCTGGGCTAGTTACATTACTACATCGATCAATAATGATAACCTTAGGTGTTTGTCTCTAAGGTGTCCTGAACCGTCGTGTAAGGCGGTGGTGGATCAGGACATGGTTGACTCATTAGTGTCGGAGGAAGACAGGAAGAAGTATTCTGAGTTCATGGTTAAGTCTTGCGTTGAAGAGAGCAGGAATACAAAATGGTGCCCTGGCCCAGGATGTGAGTATGTGATTGAGTTCATCGCTGGGGAAGGAAGCTTTGATGTGACTTGCATTTGTTTGGCGAGCTTTTGCTGGAACTGCGGCGAGGAAGGTCACCGTCCCTTAGATTGCGAGACTGTTAAGCTTTGGCTTTCAAAGAACATGTCGGAATCTGAGAATGTCAATTACATATTATCTTATTGCAAGCCTTGTCCGAACTGTAAGAGACCCATAGAAAAAAACCAGGGGTGTTCAAACATGACGTGCAGGATCTGTGGTCACAATTTTTGCTGGACGTGCCTTTGTCCAAATGGCTATCATCTTGCTTGTAACATATACAAAGCTTCGGATACAGAAGCCTCGAGAAAAATGATGGGACAGAAAACTATGCAGAAATATATGCATTATTTTGAACGTTGGGATGCTAATAAAAGATCCAAAGCAAAGGCTATTGCAGGTTTCGGAAATATGAAGAATGAGCAATTCAAGCGGCTGAGTAAGAAACTGAAGATTTCAGACGCAGATTTCGATTTTTTATCTAAAGCCTGGCTGCAGATAATTGAATGTAGAGGAATTCTGGGGTGGAGTTTTGTGTATGGATACAATTTGCCTGACAATGAGCCTGCAAAGAAGCAGTTTTTTGGCTACTTGCAAGGGGAAGCAGAATCTACACTGGAGAAGCTTCATCACTGTGTGGAAATTGAGATACTGTCGTTTCTCAATGTTAATAATCCATTAGAGAATTTCGATGATTACAGAAATAAGTTAATTAAACTGACTTTTGTGACAGGAAATTACTTTGAGAAGCTGGTTAAAGCATTAGAAAATGATCTACCTGGAGTCCATGAGTCTAGCAGCGgcggcagcagcagcagcagcagctctAAGTATCAATCAGAAGATGAATATTGGATTTGTGCTAGATGTTCCCATGCCAATCCCTACTCTGTCAACAAATGCAAAGGGTGTCCGGCTGATGCTAATCTTGCAAGGATTAATTTGGactattttctttttatggTAAACAACAGAACAGATTATCATTTTTATCCACGTTAG
- the LOC110614618 gene encoding uncharacterized protein LOC110614618 gives MATTRLLRSSRPLPHVHPPGSTSSSSASLKCIAKNTAAGLGGDQKMVSSDGDKRKSTAAVVKASVAISESCITTDSRADEGILDLASLVATVGNALFKVLRPAVKRKPWKIQVQSLIEKAIIDCRFFTLFATAGALLSSVLCFVEGCFLILEAYFNYFSMLSHSSEGGQIVQLLIEAIDMFLVGTAMFMFGVGLYVIFVEPKNLKENGQLLPGSNLFGLYHLKSLPTWVQMETVAQAKSRIGHAVMMILQVGLLEKFKKIPMVTSLDLACFAGAVLVSSACIFILSKLSDGVVAEEDSR, from the exons ATGGCGACCACAAGACTCCTGCGTTCGTCTAGGCCTCTTCCTCATGTTCATCCTCCTGGTTCAACTTCTTCATCTTCTGCCTCGTTGAAATGCATCGCTAAGAATACTGCTGCTGGGTTGGGTGGAGATCAGAAGATGGTTTCAAGTGATGGTGATAAAAGGAAATCAACGGCGGCGGTTGTGAAAGCATCCGTTGCTATTAGCGAGAGCTGTATCACTACAGACTCACGGGCTGATGAGGGAATATTAGATTTGGCTTCTTTGGTTGCAACTGTTGGTAATGCTTTGTTTAAGGTTTTGAGGCCTGCTGTTAAACGTAAGCCGTGGAAAATACAGGTCCAGTCGCTCATTGAAAAG GCCATAATTGATTGTCGGTTCTTTACTTTATTTGCCACAGCAGGAGCATTGCTTAGTTCAGTATTGTGTTTTGTGGAg GGTTGCTTTCTCATTCTAGAGGCATACTTCAACTATTTTAGCATGTTATCTCACAGTTCAGAGGGAGGACAAATCGTGCAGCTACTTATAGAAGCCATTG ACATGTTCTTGGTAGGAACAGCCATGTTTATGTTTGGAGTGGGGTTATATGTAATCTTTGTGGAACCAAAGaatttgaaagaaaatgggcAACTGCTCCCAGGATCAAATCTTTTTGGCCTCTACCATTTGAAG TCTCTTCCAACATGGGTGCAAATGGAGACGGTTGCCCAAGCCAAGTCCAGAATTGGGCATGCAGTCATGATGATACTTCAAGTGGGATTGTTGGAAAAATTCAAGAAAATACCTATGGTCACCAGTTTGGATCTTGCTTGTTTTGCTGGAGCTGTGCTGGTTTCCTCAGCTTGTATATTCATTCTCTCAAAACTTTCCGATGGTGTTGTTGCCGAAGAAGACAGCAGGTAG
- the LOC110614611 gene encoding LOW QUALITY PROTEIN: octanoyltransferase LIP2p, chloroplastic-like (The sequence of the model RefSeq protein was modified relative to this genomic sequence to represent the inferred CDS: inserted 1 base in 1 codon), giving the protein MIFVAATSSFSYIPPWPKNGRRPHSREFVTLNRVSNQRESGFLSITQDDRRTCELFNLSKRLVPYDDAWNWQKDIVREKRTFIERKEESPDTLIVLQHHPVYTLGTGSSVGYLNFDVEDAPYEVYRTERGGEVTYHGPGQLIMYPIINLRNHKMDLHWYLRALEEVAIRVLSSTFSIEASRVDGLTGVWVGDQKLAAIGIKVSQWITYHGLALNVTTDLKPFDWIVPCGIRNRKVGSIKGLLEEVRLCNGSVDGDVHHFDDSQLIDITSKSLIREFSEVFQLKIXHETIPNLRILEKNHKRLTGGRLCNWVLV; this is encoded by the exons ATGATTTTTGTAGCAGCGACTTCAAGTTTTAGCTACATTCCACCATGGCCAAAAAACGGTCGCCGTCCTCATTCGCGCGAGTTCGTCACATTAAACAGAGTTTCAAATCAGAGAGAATCTGGCTTTTTGTCAATAACTCAAGATGATAGGAGAAC GTGCGAGCTTTTTAATTTGTCCAAGAGGCTAGTGCCATATGATGATGCATGGAATTGGCAAAAGGACATTGTTAGAGAGAAAAGGACATTTATCGAAAGGAAGGAAGAGTCCCCAGATACGCTAATCGTTCTACAGCATCATCCTGTGTATACATTGGGTACGGGCAGCTCTGTAGGATACCTGAATTTTGATGTAGAAGATGCTCCTTATGAGGTTTATCGAACTGAACGAGGCGGAGAAGTCACCTATCATGGGCCTGGCCAG CTAATTATGTACCCAATTATCAATCTTCGAAATCACAAGATGGATCTTCATTGGTACCTCAGGGCACTTGAGGAAGTGGCCATTCGTGTTCTTTCCTCAACCTTCTCTATTGAAGCATCACGCGTTGATGGTTTAACTGGAGTTTGGGTTG GGGATCAGAAACTGGCTGCAATTGGGATAAAAGTTTCTCAATGGATAACTTATCATGGTTTGGCACTCAATGTCACCACAGATTTGAAACCTTTTGATTGGATAGTCCCATGTGGGATTAGGAACAGAAAGGTTGGAAGCATTAAGGGATTACTAGAGGAGGTCAGGCTGTGTAATGGAAGTGTTGATGGAGATGTGCATCATTTTGATGATTCCCAGCTGATTGATATTACTTCCAAATCCTTGATCAGAGAATTTTCTGAAGTTTTCCAGCTTAAGA GTCATGAAACAATACCCAATTTGAGGATTTTGGAGAAGAACCATAAAAGGCTTACTGGTGGAAGATTGTGTAACTGGGTTCTTGTCTGA